Proteins from a single region of Pseudomonas quebecensis:
- a CDS encoding CsiV family protein: MRLFRILSLLLVVFAPAAFADSPYQVEMILVRQNAEPVINSRAAPENWDAGASRLGTDTMSPPRLNNIVDKLNADNSFTVLAHKAWEQNLGEQPVKIAVTDGQEQFGQFPIQGVLNLQLGRFTDIDADFWINQFDSNGSVVASEHLSQKDVRTKNNQLNYLDGGHLALLIKITSLTAKPPSAPPPELQD, translated from the coding sequence ATGCGCCTGTTCCGCATTCTGAGCCTGTTGTTAGTGGTATTCGCGCCTGCGGCGTTCGCCGACAGCCCGTACCAGGTAGAAATGATCCTGGTGCGCCAGAATGCGGAGCCGGTAATCAACAGCCGCGCCGCGCCGGAAAACTGGGATGCCGGCGCCTCGCGCTTGGGCACTGACACCATGAGCCCGCCGCGCCTGAACAACATTGTCGACAAACTGAACGCCGATAACAGCTTCACCGTGCTGGCGCACAAGGCCTGGGAGCAGAACCTCGGCGAACAGCCGGTAAAAATCGCCGTCACCGATGGCCAGGAGCAGTTCGGTCAATTCCCCATCCAGGGCGTGCTGAACCTGCAACTGGGGCGCTTCACCGATATCGATGCGGATTTCTGGATCAACCAGTTCGACAGCAACGGCAGCGTCGTCGCCAGCGAGCACTTGTCGCAGAAGGACGTGCGCACCAAGAACAACCAGCTCAACTACCTTGACGGCGGCCATCTGGCACTGCTGATCAAGATCACTTCACTGACCGCCAAACCACCCAGCGCGCCGCCGCCCGAGCTGCAGGACTGA
- a CDS encoding DEAD/DEAH box helicase: MPPTSSLTKPLAPSWANRFKEQSLERGRRYALENRVRIVEAGDSTIIASCEGSGGNVYRQTISLRESAKGALLLVDSRCTCPVHSNCKHIAAVLLKVQETLAYPAAAQDAELLEKLQAVLDNRVVLPQVPMDDVQPVPRLWLASAEFSAFEPRNGKMQRYIQHRAALSFNYLGNYVSGQKNADIIVRQDTQSLRIKRHPEVEQAYREQLRLLGFKIATRQSKALPESAGELFEMVNDSAWLNFTLNAAPTLRADGWELQIDDDFGFDLSAVDDWYATVDEGPERDWFDLELGIIVNGERLSLLPILLNLMRSHTELLNPEKIARRRDDELVLVNIPGLPNGGHGPLQVALPYGRLKPVLATLGEFYLQEPGTTALRLAKADAIRLNPLEDVPLQWEGGEKIRNFAQRLRDIKDFTCVAPEGLNATLRPYQLEGLSWMQSLRQLEVGGILADDMGLGKTLQTLAHILSEKAAGRLDRPCMVVMPTSLIPNWLDEAAHFTPQLKVLALYGATRKKHFASLQDYDLLLTTYALLPKDIEHLAALPLHVLILDEAQYIKNPSSKAAQAARELNARQRLCLSGTPLENHLGELWSLFHFLLPGWLGDVKSFNRDYRVPIEKRASEVRLQHLNGRIKPFLLRRTKEQVATELPPKTEIIHWVDLNEAQRDVYETMRLAMDKKVRDEITRKGVARSQIIILEALLKLRQVCCDLRLINDATLPTRGSSSGKLDSLMEMLEELFEEGRRILLFSQFTSMLSLIEVELKKRGVAYALLTGQTRDRRTPVKDFQSGKLQIFLISLKAGGVGLNLTEADTVIHYDPWWNPATENQATDRAYRIGQEKPVFVYKMIARGTVEEKIQHLQKEKSDLAAGVLDGRTTGDWQLGNEDIEALFAPLPNKQEKR, translated from the coding sequence ATGCCCCCGACGTCGTCGCTTACCAAACCCCTGGCCCCTTCGTGGGCCAATCGCTTTAAAGAGCAAAGCCTGGAGCGTGGCCGGCGTTACGCGCTGGAAAACCGCGTACGCATCGTCGAGGCCGGCGACAGCACCATTATTGCCAGTTGCGAAGGCTCGGGCGGCAACGTGTACCGTCAGACCATTTCGCTGCGCGAGTCGGCCAAAGGCGCGCTGCTTTTGGTGGACAGCCGCTGCACCTGCCCGGTGCACAGCAACTGCAAACACATCGCGGCGGTACTGCTCAAGGTACAGGAAACCCTGGCCTACCCCGCCGCCGCCCAGGACGCCGAACTGCTGGAAAAACTCCAGGCCGTACTGGATAACCGCGTCGTACTGCCGCAAGTGCCGATGGACGACGTCCAACCGGTGCCGCGCCTGTGGCTGGCCAGCGCCGAGTTCAGCGCGTTCGAACCGCGCAACGGCAAGATGCAGCGTTATATCCAGCACCGCGCGGCGTTATCCTTCAACTACCTGGGCAACTATGTCAGCGGACAGAAAAACGCCGACATCATTGTGCGCCAGGACACCCAGAGCCTGCGGATCAAGCGCCACCCCGAGGTGGAACAGGCCTACCGCGAACAGCTGCGCCTGCTGGGTTTCAAGATCGCCACACGCCAGAGCAAAGCCTTGCCGGAAAGCGCCGGCGAACTGTTCGAGATGGTCAATGACAGCGCCTGGCTGAACTTCACCCTCAACGCCGCGCCGACCCTGCGCGCCGACGGCTGGGAACTGCAGATTGACGACGACTTCGGTTTCGACCTCAGCGCGGTGGACGACTGGTATGCCACCGTCGATGAAGGTCCCGAACGGGATTGGTTCGACCTTGAGCTGGGGATTATCGTCAATGGCGAGCGGCTGAGCCTGCTGCCGATCCTGCTGAACCTGATGCGCTCCCACACCGAGCTCCTCAACCCGGAGAAAATCGCTCGGCGCCGTGATGACGAGCTGGTCCTGGTGAATATCCCCGGCCTGCCCAATGGCGGGCATGGCCCGCTGCAAGTGGCACTGCCCTACGGCCGCCTGAAACCGGTACTGGCTACCCTCGGTGAGTTTTACCTGCAGGAGCCCGGCACCACCGCGCTGCGCCTGGCCAAGGCCGATGCGATTCGCCTCAACCCGCTGGAAGACGTGCCTTTGCAATGGGAAGGCGGCGAGAAGATTCGCAACTTTGCCCAGCGCCTGCGGGACATCAAGGACTTCACCTGTGTGGCGCCCGAAGGCCTGAACGCGACCTTGCGGCCTTATCAGCTGGAAGGTTTGAGCTGGATGCAGTCGCTGCGCCAGTTGGAGGTGGGCGGCATTCTTGCGGATGACATGGGCCTGGGTAAAACCCTGCAGACCCTGGCGCATATCCTCAGTGAAAAGGCCGCCGGGCGCCTGGACCGGCCGTGCATGGTGGTCATGCCCACCAGCCTGATCCCCAACTGGTTGGACGAAGCGGCGCACTTCACCCCGCAACTCAAGGTGCTGGCGCTGTACGGCGCCACGCGTAAAAAACACTTCGCCAGCCTGCAGGACTACGATCTGCTGCTGACCACTTATGCGCTGCTGCCCAAGGACATCGAGCACCTGGCCGCCCTGCCCTTGCATGTGCTGATCCTCGATGAAGCCCAGTACATCAAAAACCCTTCCAGCAAGGCTGCCCAGGCCGCGCGCGAGCTGAATGCCCGGCAGCGTCTGTGCCTGAGCGGCACACCGCTGGAAAACCACCTGGGCGAACTATGGTCACTGTTCCACTTTCTGCTGCCGGGTTGGCTGGGCGACGTCAAAAGCTTCAACCGCGACTACCGCGTTCCCATCGAAAAACGCGCCAGCGAGGTACGACTGCAACACCTTAACGGTCGGATCAAACCCTTCCTGCTGCGCCGCACTAAGGAGCAGGTGGCCACTGAGCTGCCGCCCAAGACCGAGATCATTCACTGGGTCGACCTCAACGAGGCCCAGCGCGACGTGTACGAAACCATGCGCCTGGCCATGGATAAGAAAGTCCGCGATGAAATCACCCGCAAAGGCGTGGCGCGCAGCCAGATCATCATCCTTGAAGCGCTGTTGAAGCTACGCCAGGTGTGCTGTGACCTGCGCCTGATCAACGATGCGACCCTGCCCACTCGTGGCAGCAGCTCGGGCAAGCTCGACAGCCTGATGGAAATGCTCGAAGAACTGTTTGAGGAAGGCCGCCGGATCCTGTTGTTTTCCCAGTTCACCTCGATGCTGAGCCTGATCGAAGTGGAGCTGAAAAAACGCGGTGTCGCTTACGCGCTGTTGACGGGCCAGACTCGCGACCGACGCACACCCGTGAAGGATTTCCAGAGCGGCAAGTTGCAGATTTTTCTGATCAGCCTGAAGGCCGGCGGTGTGGGTCTGAACCTGACCGAGGCCGATACAGTGATTCACTATGACCCGTGGTGGAACCCGGCCACGGAAAACCAGGCGACCGACCGTGCTTATCGCATCGGCCAGGAAAAACCGGTCTTCGTGTACAAAATGATCGCGCGCGGCACCGTGGAAGAGAAAATCCAGCACCTGCAGAAGGAAAAATCCGACCTGGCGGCGGGGGTGCTGGATGGACGGACCACGGGAGATTGGCAGTTGGGCAACGAGGATATCGAGGCGTTGTTTGCGCCGTTGCCCAATAAGCAGGAAAAGCGCTAG
- the nagZ gene encoding beta-N-acetylhexosaminidase, translating into MTVALQGSLMVDVAGTWLTAEDRHLLRQPEVGGLIIFARNIEHPRQVRELSAAIRAVRPDLLLAVDQEGGRVQRLRQGFVRLPAMRALADNPNAEYLAEQCGWIMATEVLAVGLDLSFAPVLDLDYQRSAVVGTRSFEGNPERAAVLAGAFIRGMNSAGMAATGKHFPGHGWAEADSHVAIPNDERSLEQIRANDLVPFARLSKQLAAVMPAHVIYPQVDAQPAGFSRRWLQDILRGELQFDGVIFSDDLSMAGAHVVGDAASRIEAALTAGCDMGLVCNDRAAAELALSAAQRMRVTPSARIARMRGQAIASTDYKQDPRWLTALGALRDAQLI; encoded by the coding sequence ATGACAGTTGCCCTGCAAGGTTCTTTGATGGTCGACGTGGCCGGTACTTGGCTCACGGCTGAGGATCGCCACCTGTTGCGCCAGCCGGAGGTGGGCGGCTTGATCATTTTTGCGCGCAATATCGAGCATCCACGCCAGGTCCGTGAGTTGAGCGCGGCCATTCGGGCGGTGCGCCCGGACCTGCTGCTGGCGGTCGACCAGGAAGGCGGGCGCGTGCAGCGCCTGCGCCAAGGCTTCGTGCGCCTGCCGGCCATGCGCGCGTTGGCGGACAACCCCAACGCCGAGTACCTGGCCGAGCAGTGCGGCTGGATCATGGCCACTGAAGTGCTGGCGGTCGGTCTCGACCTGAGCTTCGCCCCGGTACTGGACCTGGACTACCAGCGTAGCGCCGTGGTCGGCACCCGTTCCTTTGAGGGCAACCCCGAGCGCGCCGCCGTGCTCGCCGGTGCCTTTATCCGTGGCATGAACAGCGCCGGCATGGCCGCCACCGGTAAACACTTTCCCGGCCACGGCTGGGCTGAGGCTGATTCCCACGTCGCAATTCCCAATGACGAACGCAGCCTGGAGCAGATTCGCGCGAATGACCTGGTGCCTTTCGCACGCCTGAGCAAGCAGTTGGCGGCAGTGATGCCGGCGCATGTTATCTACCCGCAGGTGGACGCCCAGCCCGCCGGTTTCTCACGCCGCTGGTTGCAGGACATCCTGCGCGGCGAGTTGCAGTTCGATGGGGTGATTTTCAGCGATGACCTGTCGATGGCCGGTGCCCATGTGGTCGGCGATGCGGCCAGCCGGATCGAGGCGGCGCTGACCGCCGGTTGTGACATGGGGCTGGTGTGCAACGATCGTGCGGCGGCCGAGTTGGCGCTGAGTGCGGCGCAGCGGATGAGGGTCACGCCATCGGCCCGCATCGCGCGTATGCGTGGGCAGGCGATTGCTTCGACTGACTACAAACAGGATCCGCGCTGGCTCACCGCACTTGGCGCTTTGCGGGATGCACAGCTGATCTAG
- a CDS encoding TetR/AcrR family transcriptional regulator — protein sequence MAQSETVERILDAAEQLFAEKGFAETSLRLITSKAGVNLAAVNYHFGSKKALIQAVFSRFLGPFCASLDRELERRQAKADHKPSLEELLEILVEQALVVQPRSGNDLSIFMRLLGLAFSQSQGHLRRYLEDMYGKVFRRYMLLVNEAAPRIPPIELFWRVHFMLGAAAFSMSGIKALRAIAETDFGVNTSIEQVMRLMVPFLAAGMRAETGVTDPTMAAAQLRPRSKTVPTPAKV from the coding sequence ATGGCCCAGTCGGAAACCGTTGAACGCATTCTCGATGCCGCCGAGCAATTGTTCGCGGAAAAAGGATTTGCTGAAACTTCATTGCGGCTGATTACCAGCAAGGCCGGGGTCAACCTCGCGGCAGTGAATTACCATTTCGGCTCGAAAAAGGCCCTGATCCAGGCGGTGTTCTCGCGCTTCCTGGGGCCTTTCTGCGCCAGCCTCGACCGTGAGCTCGAGCGCCGCCAGGCCAAGGCCGATCACAAGCCTAGCCTGGAAGAACTGCTGGAAATTCTTGTCGAGCAAGCGCTCGTGGTGCAACCGCGCAGCGGCAATGACTTGTCGATCTTCATGCGCTTGCTCGGCCTGGCGTTCAGCCAGAGCCAGGGCCACCTGCGGCGGTACCTGGAAGATATGTACGGTAAGGTTTTTCGCCGCTATATGTTGCTGGTCAACGAAGCCGCGCCGCGTATTCCGCCGATCGAATTGTTCTGGCGCGTGCATTTCATGCTCGGGGCCGCGGCGTTCAGCATGTCCGGCATCAAGGCGTTGCGTGCAATTGCCGAGACTGATTTCGGCGTCAATACCTCCATCGAGCAAGTCATGCGCCTGATGGTGCCCTTCCTTGCCGCCGGCATGCGCGCTGAAACCGGCGTGACCGACCCGACCATGGCCGCCGCGCAACTGCGCCCACGCAGCAAAACCGTGCCCACCCCCGCCAAGGTTTGA
- the lexA gene encoding transcriptional repressor LexA: protein MLKLTPRQAEILAFIKRCLDDNGYPPTRAEIALELGFKSPNAAEEHLKALARKGAIEMTPGASRGIRIPGFEAKADESTLPIIGRVAAGAPILAQQHVEESCNINPTFFHPRADYLLRVHGMSMKDVGIFDGDLLAVHTTREARNGQIVVARIGDEVTVKRFKREGSKVWLLAENPEFAPIEVNLKDQDLVIEGLSVGVIRR, encoded by the coding sequence ATGCTAAAACTGACGCCACGCCAAGCTGAGATTCTGGCTTTTATCAAGCGCTGCCTCGATGACAACGGCTACCCGCCGACGCGAGCGGAAATTGCGCTGGAACTGGGGTTCAAGTCCCCCAACGCCGCCGAAGAACACCTAAAGGCCCTCGCACGCAAAGGCGCGATCGAGATGACCCCAGGTGCTTCGCGAGGCATTCGCATCCCAGGCTTCGAGGCCAAGGCCGACGAGTCGACATTGCCGATCATCGGGCGCGTCGCCGCCGGTGCGCCGATCCTGGCGCAGCAACACGTCGAAGAGTCCTGCAATATCAACCCGACCTTCTTCCATCCTCGCGCCGACTATTTGTTGCGAGTACATGGCATGAGCATGAAGGACGTCGGCATCTTCGACGGCGATCTACTGGCCGTGCACACCACCCGTGAGGCCCGCAATGGCCAGATCGTCGTGGCCCGTATCGGCGATGAAGTCACCGTCAAACGCTTCAAGCGCGAAGGCAGCAAGGTCTGGCTCCTGGCCGAGAACCCTGAGTTCGCCCCGATTGAAGTGAACCTGAAAGATCAGGACCTGGTGATCGAAGGCTTGAGCGTCGGCGTCATTCGCCGCTAG
- the sulA gene encoding SOS-induced cell division inhibitor SulA: MQLVHTPQHTQLSLFEAFMAHPLAPILKETVEAPWNVEPEAFSELSLRGAAESCLNLLAPILRNLSEEQDARWLTLIAPPASLTQAWLREAGLNRERILLLQPRGTQSAQQLTCEALRLGRSHTVVSWLNPLSAASRQQLVNAARVGDAQSLNIRLG, encoded by the coding sequence ATGCAGCTCGTACACACCCCACAACACACCCAACTGTCGCTGTTCGAGGCCTTCATGGCCCATCCCCTTGCGCCGATCCTCAAGGAAACGGTCGAGGCGCCCTGGAACGTCGAACCCGAGGCGTTCAGTGAGCTGTCGTTGCGCGGTGCTGCCGAGAGCTGCCTGAACCTGTTGGCGCCTATCCTGCGCAACTTGAGCGAAGAGCAGGACGCCCGCTGGCTGACCCTGATCGCCCCGCCCGCCAGCCTTACCCAGGCCTGGCTGCGGGAGGCCGGCCTCAACCGCGAACGTATCCTGTTGCTGCAACCGCGCGGCACACAAAGCGCTCAACAGCTGACGTGCGAGGCACTGCGCCTGGGCCGCAGCCACACCGTGGTCAGCTGGCTGAACCCACTGAGTGCCGCTTCCAGGCAACAACTGGTCAACGCCGCGCGCGTCGGCGATGCGCAGAGCCTGAATATTCGATTGGGATGA
- a CDS encoding DUF6586 family protein: MAHELYTRTNQKIYFAGLSLEALGRAEEGKEMNAIALVQAGREAALFHLYGALLGLCHEIAGFYRLPQAGSPRAEMIMNSEVLASMAIPELAELVEMAQSPDSWVARLLKAHADMFQPPRVPHVPKGDVTQPLIVAVALEEEEPKPLSREELEGWRQALKKMALRFREGLNEC, encoded by the coding sequence ATGGCCCACGAACTCTATACCCGTACCAATCAGAAAATTTACTTCGCGGGTTTGTCCCTGGAAGCCCTCGGTCGTGCCGAGGAAGGGAAGGAGATGAACGCCATCGCGCTGGTCCAGGCGGGGCGAGAAGCGGCGTTGTTCCACTTGTACGGCGCCTTGCTGGGGCTGTGCCATGAAATCGCCGGGTTCTACCGCTTACCCCAGGCGGGTTCGCCGCGTGCCGAAATGATCATGAACAGTGAAGTGCTGGCGTCTATGGCCATTCCCGAATTAGCCGAGCTGGTAGAAATGGCTCAGAGTCCCGACAGCTGGGTGGCGCGTTTGCTCAAGGCCCATGCTGATATGTTCCAGCCGCCCCGCGTCCCCCATGTACCTAAAGGCGACGTCACTCAACCGCTGATCGTAGCGGTCGCGCTGGAAGAGGAGGAGCCCAAGCCCCTGAGTCGGGAAGAGCTGGAAGGCTGGCGGCAAGCGCTGAAAAAGATGGCACTGCGCTTTCGTGAAGGGCTCAACGAGTGTTAA
- the topA gene encoding type I DNA topoisomerase: MGKSLVIVESPAKAKTINKYLGNEYVVKSSIGHIRDLPTSGSASASKEPAAKRGKAAAGEGPVLSPKEKARKQLVSRMGVDPDHGWKAKYEILPGKEKVIEELRRLAKDADTIYLATDLDREGEAIAWHLREAIGGDDSRYKRVVFNEITKKAIQEAFSKPGELDIDRVNAQQARRFLDRVVGYMVSPLLWAKIARGLSAGRVQSVAVKLVVEREREIRAFIPEEYWEVHADLGTAKGANVRFEVAREKGEAFKPLNEAQAMAALEKLKASSYSIVKREDKPTSSKPSAPFITSTLQQAASNRLGFGVKKTMMMAQRLYEAGYITYMRTDSTNLSQDAVAMARTYIESEFGKKYLPEKPNVYSSKEGAQEAHEAIRPSDANTEPSKLSGMERDAERLYELIWRQFLACQMLPAQYLSTTVSVGAGDFELRAKGRILKFDGYTRVMPQIAKPGDDDVLPDMAQGDTLKLIKLDPSQHFTKPPARYSEASLVKEMEKRGIGRPSTYAAIISTIQDRGYVALHNRRFYSEKMGDIVTERLSESFSNLMDYGFTAGMEENLDDVAQGERDWKNVLDEFYGDFKKKLEVAESPENGMRANQPVMTDIPCQTCGRPMQIRTASTGVFLGCSGYSLPPKERCKATVNLVPGDEIAADDEGESESLVLRGKHRCPICSTAMDAYLLDEKHKLHICGNNPDCNGYEIEEGTYRIKGYEGPSLECDKCGSEMQLKTGRFGKFFGCTNPTCKNTRKLLKSGDAAPPKMDPVKMPELKCEKVNDTYILRDGASGLFLAASQFPKNRETRAPLVMEIVPHKDEIDPKYHFLCEAPKKDPDGRPAVIRYSRKTKEQYVQSEVDGKPTGWKAFYEGGKWKVEDKRQGA, translated from the coding sequence ATGGGCAAATCGCTGGTCATTGTGGAATCCCCGGCTAAGGCCAAGACCATCAACAAGTACTTGGGCAACGAGTACGTGGTGAAGTCGAGTATCGGCCATATCCGAGACCTGCCCACCAGCGGTTCGGCTAGCGCCAGCAAGGAGCCTGCCGCCAAGCGCGGCAAGGCCGCCGCAGGCGAAGGTCCGGTACTCAGCCCCAAGGAGAAAGCGCGCAAGCAGCTGGTCTCGCGCATGGGCGTCGATCCGGATCATGGCTGGAAGGCCAAGTACGAAATCCTTCCGGGCAAGGAAAAGGTGATCGAAGAGCTGCGTCGGCTCGCCAAGGATGCTGACACCATCTATCTCGCGACGGACTTGGACCGCGAAGGGGAAGCCATTGCCTGGCACCTGCGGGAAGCCATCGGCGGTGACGACAGCCGCTACAAGCGCGTGGTGTTCAACGAGATCACCAAGAAAGCCATCCAGGAAGCTTTCTCCAAGCCCGGCGAGCTGGATATCGACCGCGTCAATGCCCAGCAGGCGCGGCGTTTCCTTGACCGCGTGGTGGGTTACATGGTTTCGCCGCTGCTGTGGGCCAAGATCGCCCGAGGCCTGTCCGCCGGCCGTGTGCAGTCTGTAGCCGTGAAACTGGTGGTGGAACGTGAGCGCGAGATCCGTGCATTCATCCCTGAAGAGTACTGGGAAGTCCACGCCGACCTGGGCACCGCCAAGGGCGCCAATGTGCGCTTCGAAGTGGCTCGTGAGAAAGGCGAAGCCTTCAAGCCGCTGAACGAAGCCCAGGCCATGGCCGCGCTGGAAAAGCTCAAGGCATCCAGCTACAGCATCGTCAAGCGTGAAGACAAACCTACCAGCAGCAAGCCGTCGGCACCGTTCATCACCTCCACCCTGCAACAGGCCGCGAGCAACCGCCTGGGCTTCGGTGTGAAGAAAACCATGATGATGGCCCAGCGTCTGTACGAAGCCGGTTACATCACTTATATGCGTACCGACTCCACCAACCTGTCGCAGGATGCGGTGGCGATGGCGCGTACCTATATCGAAAGCGAGTTCGGCAAGAAGTACCTGCCGGAAAAGCCTAACGTCTATAGCAGCAAGGAAGGCGCCCAGGAGGCTCACGAAGCGATTCGTCCTTCCGACGCCAACACCGAGCCAAGCAAGCTCAGTGGCATGGAACGCGACGCTGAGCGCCTCTACGAGCTGATCTGGCGCCAGTTCCTGGCTTGCCAGATGCTGCCGGCGCAATACCTGTCCACCACCGTCAGCGTGGGCGCCGGGGATTTCGAGTTGCGCGCCAAGGGCCGTATCCTCAAGTTCGACGGTTACACCCGCGTGATGCCGCAGATCGCCAAGCCTGGCGACGACGATGTGCTGCCGGACATGGCCCAGGGCGACACGTTGAAGCTGATCAAGCTTGACCCGTCCCAGCACTTCACCAAGCCGCCGGCGCGTTATTCGGAAGCCAGCCTGGTCAAAGAGATGGAAAAACGCGGCATCGGTCGTCCGTCGACCTACGCGGCGATCATTTCCACCATCCAGGACCGTGGCTACGTGGCGCTGCATAACCGTCGTTTCTATTCGGAAAAGATGGGTGACATCGTTACCGAGCGTCTCTCCGAGAGCTTCTCCAACCTGATGGACTACGGCTTCACCGCCGGCATGGAAGAGAACCTGGACGATGTGGCGCAGGGCGAGCGCGACTGGAAAAACGTGCTGGACGAGTTCTACGGCGACTTCAAGAAGAAGCTCGAAGTGGCCGAGAGCCCTGAAAACGGCATGCGTGCCAACCAGCCGGTGATGACGGACATTCCATGCCAGACATGCGGTCGTCCGATGCAGATTCGCACGGCGTCCACGGGTGTTTTCCTCGGCTGCTCGGGCTATAGCCTGCCGCCGAAAGAACGCTGCAAGGCCACGGTCAACCTGGTGCCGGGCGATGAAATCGCCGCCGACGACGAAGGTGAATCCGAATCGCTGGTCCTGCGCGGCAAGCATCGCTGCCCAATCTGCAGCACGGCGATGGATGCTTACCTGTTGGATGAGAAGCACAAGCTGCATATCTGCGGTAACAACCCGGATTGCAACGGCTACGAGATCGAAGAGGGCACTTACCGCATCAAAGGCTACGAAGGTCCGAGCCTGGAATGCGACAAGTGCGGCAGTGAGATGCAGCTCAAGACCGGCCGTTTCGGCAAGTTCTTCGGCTGTACCAACCCGACGTGCAAAAACACCCGCAAACTGCTGAAAAGCGGCGACGCGGCGCCGCCGAAGATGGACCCGGTGAAAATGCCGGAGCTCAAGTGCGAGAAGGTCAACGACACTTACATCCTGCGTGATGGTGCCTCGGGCTTGTTCCTGGCGGCCAGTCAGTTCCCGAAAAACCGCGAGACCCGCGCGCCGTTGGTGATGGAGATCGTGCCGCACAAGGACGAGATCGATCCTAAGTACCACTTCCTGTGTGAAGCACCGAAGAAGGACCCGGACGGTCGCCCAGCGGTGATTCGCTACAGCCGCAAGACCAAGGAGCAGTACGTGCAATCCGAAGTGGATGGCAAGCCGACCGGCTGGAAAGCCTTCTACGAAGGTGGCAAGTGGAAGGTCGAGGACAAGCGCCAGGGCGCTTGA
- a CDS encoding DUF1653 domain-containing protein, with product MKVEPGLYQHYKGPQYRVFSVARHSETEEQVVFYQALYGDYGFWVRPLSMFLESVEVDGEQVPRFALVQAEPSLFKGQ from the coding sequence ATGAAAGTCGAACCAGGGCTCTACCAGCATTATAAAGGTCCGCAGTACCGGGTTTTCAGCGTGGCGCGCCACTCCGAGACCGAAGAGCAAGTCGTGTTTTACCAAGCACTGTATGGCGATTACGGCTTTTGGGTGCGCCCCTTGAGCATGTTCCTGGAAAGCGTCGAGGTTGACGGCGAGCAGGTCCCACGCTTTGCTTTGGTCCAGGCCGAACCCAGTCTTTTTAAAGGGCAATAA
- the fadA gene encoding acetyl-CoA C-acyltransferase FadA gives MSLNPRDVVIVDFGRTPMGRSKGGMHRNTRAEDMSAHLISKVLERNTKVDPNEVEDVIWGCVNQTLEQGWNIARMASLMTQIPHTAAGQTVSRLCGSSMSALHTAAQAIMTGNGDVFVVGGVEHMGHVSMMHGVDPNPHLSLYAAKASGMMGLTAEMLGKMHGITREAQDAFGLRSHQLAHKATVEGKFKDEIIPMNGYDENGFLKLFDYDETIRPDTTLESLAALKPAFNPKGGTVTAGTSSQITDGASCMIVMSAQRAQDLGIQPLAVIRSMAVAGVDPAIMGYGPVPATQKALKRAGLSISDIDFFELNEAFAAQALPVLKDLKVLDKMNEKVNLHGGAIALGHPFGCSGARISGTLLNVMKQNGGNLGVATMCIGLGQGISTVFERV, from the coding sequence ATGAGCTTGAATCCAAGAGACGTCGTGATTGTCGACTTCGGTCGCACGCCGATGGGCCGCTCCAAGGGCGGCATGCACCGCAATACCCGCGCCGAAGACATGTCGGCGCACCTGATCAGCAAAGTCCTGGAACGTAACACCAAGGTCGACCCGAACGAAGTCGAGGATGTGATCTGGGGCTGCGTCAACCAGACCCTGGAGCAGGGCTGGAACATCGCGCGCATGGCGTCGCTGATGACTCAGATCCCCCACACTGCGGCCGGCCAGACCGTCAGCCGCCTGTGCGGCTCGTCGATGAGCGCGCTGCACACCGCCGCCCAGGCGATCATGACCGGTAACGGCGATGTATTCGTGGTCGGTGGCGTGGAGCATATGGGCCACGTCAGCATGATGCACGGCGTCGATCCGAACCCGCATCTGTCGCTGTACGCGGCCAAAGCCTCGGGCATGATGGGCCTGACGGCGGAGATGCTCGGCAAAATGCACGGCATTACCCGTGAAGCCCAGGATGCCTTCGGCCTGCGTTCCCATCAACTCGCTCACAAGGCGACCGTGGAAGGCAAGTTCAAGGATGAAATCATCCCGATGAACGGCTACGACGAGAACGGTTTCCTGAAACTGTTCGACTACGACGAGACCATTCGTCCGGATACCACCCTGGAAAGCCTGGCGGCCCTCAAGCCTGCCTTTAATCCGAAGGGCGGTACCGTCACGGCGGGCACGTCGTCGCAAATCACCGATGGTGCCTCGTGCATGATCGTGATGTCGGCGCAGCGTGCCCAGGACCTCGGGATCCAACCGCTGGCGGTGATTCGTTCGATGGCGGTGGCGGGTGTGGACCCGGCGATCATGGGCTATGGTCCAGTACCGGCGACGCAGAAAGCCTTGAAGCGCGCGGGTCTTTCCATCAGCGATATCGACTTCTTCGAGCTCAACGAAGCATTCGCCGCACAGGCTCTGCCGGTGCTGAAAGATTTGAAAGTGCTCGACAAGATGAATGAGAAGGTTAACCTGCACGGCGGTGCGATTGCCCTGGGCCATCCATTCGGTTGCTCCGGTGCGCGGATCTCTGGCACGTTGCTCAATGTAATGAAGCAAAATGGCGGCAACCTTGGGGTAGCCACCATGTGCATTGGTCTTGGCCAAGGCATTTCCACCGTCTTCGAACGCGTCTAA